One window from the genome of Anopheles coluzzii chromosome X, AcolN3, whole genome shotgun sequence encodes:
- the LOC120954195 gene encoding small lysine-rich protein 1, producing MGGKGKKKKGAKDSSGGGATGTGQAGSGGGGGPSTPAKDKPEAEEGDEEDGEAKPKKGKGKKGKGKGSKSSKYQGDIFNEAAMENAYYICHNIQDVLKSRGFAWPDGQKKKKKGKK from the coding sequence ATGGGTGGTAAAGGCAAGAAAAAGAAGGGAGCCAAGGATTCGTCCGGCGGGGGCGCTACTGGGACCGGTCAAGCAGGAAGTGGTGGCGGAGGTGGACCTAGTACTCCAGCAAAAGACAAACCAGAGGCGGAGGAGGGCGACGAAGAGGATGGTGAGGCAAAACCCAAAAAGGGCAAGGGCAAGAAGGGCAAAGGCAAGGGCAGCAAGTCGTCTAAGTACCAGGGTGACATATTCAACGAGGCGGCCATGGAGAACGCGTACTACATCTGTCACAACATCCAGGATGTACTCAAGTCACGTGGGTTCGCCTGGCCCGATggtcaaaagaagaagaagaaggggaaAAAGTAA